TGTTGCAAACAATTTTATGGTATATTCACTTCCATTCTGCTTCTTGTCAATGTCTTAGTTCTTTGGCAATGCTATGTTTCTTCTATTGTTAGAATTAGTTGAATATTGTTTAAGGTCGTTACAAGTTAGTTACGATTACTATATAAAGTGTATCCTACAATCAGTGTAATTTTTTCGTTGTTAGGCTCTACCATGTTTCTCAacttggtatcagagcctcgtaTCATAGCATGCTTCTTACTTTTGACCGAACTTGATCACTAATGATTTATTTAGTTTTACCTGGTCTTTCAAAAAAGTATTCATGATCATGCAACGAaactataattttgtttttttagatgTGAAGCATGCTATGAATATGAATTTACTTAGATAATGTTACATTTCAGACCCTACAATCACCATTTTTTGCTGAAGAAGAGGCCAACCCAAAGACTGTTGCATCGATCATTTTAGGTGGTGGAGCAGGAACCCGTCTATTTCCCCTTACTCAAAAAAGGGCTAAACCTGCTGTAAACTGTTGAATTCATTCATCCTCGCGTTTTGTTATGTTCTTCCAAAACTAGGTTTGAATTCACTAATatgtgtgttttttttatgttctttGTGTGTTTCTTAGGTGCCATTTGGAGGTTGTTATAGGCTGGTGGACATACCAATGAGTAATTGTATTAATAGCGGAATTAGCAAAATTTACGTCCTTACACAGTTCAATTCTCAGTCCCTCAATCGCCACATTGCCCGAACATATAATTTGGGAGGTGGCGTCAACTGTGGCGGTAGTTTTATTGAGGTACACCTTCCTTTTTTGTCACtgaattatattttttactttcaCTTGATGTATACAGACTAAAAGTTTGATATGGTAGGTATTGGCAGCATCACAAACACTCGGCGAATCAGGAAATAAGTGGTTTCAGGGTACAGCCGATGCTGTAAGACGGTTCCTTTGGTTGTTTGAGGTATATATAGTTAGTTTTCAAGATCATACAATTGTAGATTTCGTAGGATATATTTTACGTCAATCAGAAAACTGAATAAGATTCTGGAACTTGAGTTTAGGACGCTGAGCATAAAAACATAGAGAACATTCTGATATTGTGTGGCGATCAGCTCTATCGAATGGATTACATGGAACTTGTGAAGGTTGGTATTATTAGATGTTAATTATGATTCGCTTTTGATGTTTCGCTTTCATTTTGAATGTTTCACATGACAACTGATCTCAAATCTGCAGAAGCACATTAATTCATATGCTGATATATCGGTATCGTGTCTACCAGTGGATGGCAGGTATTCTAAATAAAGTTTCCTCTAACACCTTTTTACTCATTCGGCTTCTCAAGTGTTCacattttcttctttattttttttcactcGTAGTCGTGCCTCTGATTTTGGATTAGTAAAGGTTGACGAAAGAGGACAGATACGCCACTTCATGGAAAAACCCAAGGGAGAATTATTAAGATCTATGGTTGTTATTTTTCCAATTTCCTCTTAAAACATTGAAGTGTAATATACTATAACTATATAATGGTGCCAgttttcaatctgaaatcatccgTCTCTGATTTCTCTACTTGTTATCGTAGCATGTAGATACGAGTATTTTTGGATTATCCACACAAGAAGCAAGGAAGCTTCCATATATCGCATCGATGGGTATATACGTGTTTAAGCTAGACGTTCTTCGCAAACTTCTCAGGTAATTATTAACTTAAGATATTTTCCAAAGTTTCAACTCAGATATGTATGATGTGATATCCAATTTTCTTCGGTAATAAATTTTCAGGAACTGTTATCCTAATGCAAATGATTTTGGATCCGAGGTCCTTCCGAAGGCTATAAGAGATTTTAAAGTTCAGGTAGTTTCTCTAAGTAAAAACTACTCGAGTTATAAAAGTTGTTTTAGCGGGCGAAAGTATTTTGTCACCAAACATTCTGTCAAAGTAGCTTTTGGTTGATGCATTGAATTATCATATTCTGCTTTTATAGTAAACAATCAAGGTTGGCCCTTGTATTTCATCACAGGCATGTCTTTTCAGTGGTTATTGGGAAGATATTGGGACTATAAAATCTTTCTATGATGCAAACTTGGCGCTTATGGACAAGGTAGGTCTTTCCGTATTTAAAAGTTACCGGTATCATCGATCAATGAGTTTATACAAATTgcaatttcttcttcttccatgTCGAAGCCGCCGAAGTTTCAGTTATACGATCAGTCAAAGCCTATTTTTACATGTCCTCGGTTCCTACCCCCGTCTAAAATGGAGAAGTGTCAGGTAGAACTGAAAAATCCCGTCATTATAATATAACCAACCTTATATGATTCTAATGGAGCCTAACGAGTGTGAAATAACATCTCTTGCAGGTGATTAATTCTTTGATTTCGGATGGTTGCTTTTTAAGAGAGTGCATGGTTGAGCATTCCATAGTTGGAATTCGCTCGAGACTCGATTCTGGAGTGCAGCTAAaggtaaaaagaaaaaatatctaTCTGTCCAACTTCTTTTAACACGACTGTCATGAAGCCGTGTTATCAGATTTACAATGGCTTTACAGGATACCTTGATGATGGGTGCCGACTATTATCAGACAGAGGCTGAAATTGCGTCTCTTTTAGCAGCGGGGGACGTTCCTATAGGCATAGGCAAGAATACGAAAATTATGTAAGAATCCTAAAACCTGAAAATGCTGTCATAATTTCACATATAACACCATTCATGTATTACATGGCATATAATTATACTATTCATTGGATCGGCACAATATAACGGATCCGAATAATATTCTATGTTGGATTTACAAATGTTTCTTTATCTCTTGTATCTTTTACATGTAAGTCTATATCATGACTTGAATCTTGATGCAGGAATTGTATAATCGACAAAAATGCAAGAATTGGAAACAATgttataattgcaaacaaagaaGTAAGTCTTAATTGCCTATGCTCTCTACTTTTTCAACTATTTCTCATATACTTCTCTGAAATCAAATTAATGACAATTGTTTTTGGGGCGTAGAATGTGCAGGAGGGTGACAGATCATCTGAGGGGTTTTATATTCGATCAGGGATCACGGTGGTGTTAAAAAACTCGGTAATAAACAACGGAACGATCATCTAGTTTGATGATGAATGGTTATCAAAAGGAGATGGGAAAACACAACAATGAAGACACAATTGGAAGAATCTTCAAACTCTTGCTATGAATAAGTGTTACCTGAAGTAAGGGCTCAGGTTTCAAATTTTGAATCTTCAGTCAGGGAATCAATAAAAAGACACATTCTGTTTGTCAGAATATTTTTTGTTGGCTCATTCAACAGAGAGGGCTACAACATTGTCCCTGcctaaaatgattttttaatcatTGTTATTATAAGCCAAAATGGCCAATAATTTGTTGTCATTATATGTCTAATTGAATGTTACGTTTAAAATAAGAGAAATATAACCATCAGTGAAAGAATAAATGCATTGTCACTATGGTTTACACTTTTGGAGAGTCTTAGTTGTGTTCTAATCTATTATCTATTGGAAATTGCATAAGACATCCTATGGATTGGATTGCTACCACATTCTCGGAAAaaaccaaaaatactttcaaatttCGAAGATATTGCACTTCAAATACAAAATACTTAGTTTTGCTTCTGAAGTGTTCACAATGATATTTGAAGTTTAATATTTCTCTGTTTTGCTTCTGAAGTGTTCACAttagttttgcttaaaagcttcaaccaagaacaatactcaactccaTGCTTAGAAGCGTCACTACAAGAAAAGTGCTTCCTAGCCACGTGaaatagtgacgtgattttcacgtgtgtAAAATAAACCAGttgtgacgtgaaaatcacgtcgcaacatgtttataatatttaaaaataaaaagtaacgtTAATCAAGGAGGGGAGTCaggaatttaataaaaaaaatgttgtgacgtgtaaatcacgtcgcaacttaaaataaaaaattgaaaaacaattgGAGTCAGAAATGCACAGGGGGGaagtttgaatttttcaaaattcagttgtgacgtgtaaatcacgtcgcaactaaaaATTACAAAAACCAAAAAACTTTAATGCCAGAGTTGACTGACAAGGAGCACGTGGGTTGGGAATGTGCatttgttgcgacgtgattttcatttCGCAACGTGGCgatgtgaaaatcacgtcgctaaagTCTTAATACCTTTTCCCAAAACGCTTCTCCCTCTCCATTCGTTCCAGAAgaacattttcttcttctttccccATTTCTTCTTCCTCTCAACCCTTCTTCTTTCCCCATTTTCTCCCAAATTTTTCTTCACCCATTCTCTCAAATTTCATTCTATTCCTTCCAATTGCAAAATATTCAAGGTATGTAtcaaatcatttttaattttctgtattttatttattattttcgttttaattttgtataaattatttgtttgtgttataattttttttaggtgtaatatttgtgattgaAGGAGCATTTCAAGAAGACATTTGAAGATTGATAGAGGAAGATAGAGGTAATTttggcattttattttttttaggttttttttttattgatgaattaGACTGTAGAAAATTAGGTTTGTAGAAAATTAGATTGAAGGTTAAAATTGATGAATGTTAGTTTTGTAGTAAATTAGGTTTGTAGAAAATTAATTTGATGATTAGAGATGATGAAAAGAGTTGAAAGTAGATTGTTAAAATAGATTCAATATTGAATTTAATTTGATGATTAGAGATGATGaaaaattgataaaatatattaggtataataaatttgtatatatatttggtataattgaattttgatgattagagatcataaaaattgatgaacaaaatagaaatgaaatgttattagaaatgaaatatattaggtatatatttaaaataaaatacaatggagtagaattatattttatatttcttaaaaggaataataagtttgttaagaacaaaatagtgtgaattagtattttttttttaaacaacattttaaaagaaggttactacatagttattaaaaaataatatattattttgttttaaaaatatttattatagtgtgaagtatattattttgttttaaaaaataatataataatattttgtttatagttgatataagtaaatgtttaattatttacttatagttgatataagtaaatgtttaattattgttactaaaaagagaatgattggatatatgtgcagtatgaaatattatttgtattatcgtagttggatgtacgatagagtggaaccaggaagacgtgcacttaaacccaattttatagaaggagttaacgggtttatcacgtgggcgtttgctcaagaatgttgtcgaagcgaaggaggagttaggcgtccctgtcttaaatgtgaatgtagacctataattagtgacccagatgaagtggtcaggcatttgtatagaaggggtttcatggaaagttattgggtttggacgtttaatggtgaaaaattgccgagtagagtaccagagactagcagtacgcatgcttcaagtagttgTCCGtcaatggaatatgaggaaagaccgcctattgaatacgaggaaaactttaatcagatcggtgacatggttgaggatgcttttggtgtgaatgtgacctatgatcaacctgaagattgtGATGGGGAAGAGATGTCGAACGAAGAAGCGCagagattttatcagttgttgaatgagatgaatacgccgttgtttgacggttcgtctgactccaagttatcaatgtgtgtgagattattggccgccaagtcaaattggaatgttcctgatcagtgtttggaattctttgtaaaaatgatgttggactcaactgcaatgaaagacaacttacctacaacattttatgaagcaaagaagttggtgtcgaagttgggcttaagagtaagaaagattgattgttgcattaatggttgtatgttgttttatgacaatgagtttggtactcaagatggattgttggaggaatgcaaattttgtatgagtccaagatataaagttcgcagtagagccattaacactaatcaagaccgtgtagcagaaaagtccatgttttatcttccgatgattccaaggttaaaaagaatgtttgcttcaatgcacagtgcaagtcagatgacatggcatcatacaaacaaaacaagtccagACACTATgtggcatccatctgatggcgaggcatggaaacactttgatcgaatacatcctgattttgccgcagaacctagaaatgtcaggcttggattatgctcagatggttttgctccttatgttcaagttgggtattatatttggttaagctatccatattatatttggttaagctatcggtattatttggttaagttgggtattatatttggttaagctatccgtattatatttggttaagctatcggtattatttggttaagttgggtattatatttggttaagctatccgtattatttttttaagctatcggtatttctTTAAGCGATGAATTATGATGTATTTGGTGGTGATTGTGAAGTGCCGATAAAGTGTTGATATATGAATCAAATTGGTGATCAAAGTTAGAATGTATGTGTTGTAATGTATGAATTAAATCGGGATTtttattctgatttattaattaattccgacaggtagaatgtatgtgttataatgtatgaattaaatcggtattattattctgatttattaattaattctgacaggtagaatgtatgtgttataattttcatgtggcatgtgacatgttgtggcgtgaaaatcatgtggcaactaaatttgtggcgtgaaattcatgtggcaactaaattatatttaactttttttttgtttgtgtaggatgattatcaggcattgcttgTACAATTTCTGACTGCTAATCCTCGGTATACTCCAAGAccgggagagccgcttcatccagatgtagatttttatctttggagtaaagtcattggcggcaaggggcctaacgggtgtttttttggtggtggaaatttggcaggcaccttgagatctgatgatagaactctatatcaaagagttctcAACGGGGAAGGAGGTTCACGTCCTGTAACTTTAACAGATGAACAGAGAGACACTGTAAGACAATTGGCGATAAATGAGGTGAGGCGTGAGGCGGCGGAACGTGAAGCGTCACTGAAAGTCCAAATGGAGGCCCAAATGGAGGCCCAAATGATGGCAATGCGGAGTGAGCATCAGCGGGAAATGGAGGTCATGGCGAAAAGACAATCGGATATGGAGGCACAAATGCTACAATTTATGCAATCCtttggtggaaaccaaaataTGGGGGGTTCTACGCCGACTGATCAGGAAAATCTAAATGAGGATGAGTTTTCCGACCCGGATTGATTGttgatttagtttagtttttattttgttgttataacttttcattttgaatttgtgtaaactattaattaaattataattacattatttagtaatattagatttataattttactttcttaaatttagtatatttagtttattgaattaatttataaattttaatatatttagtttattaatttaattatatatatatatatatatatatatatatatatatatatatttggttttttgcaaaaaaaaaatattagtgacctaatttccatgtcactaagtagtgacatgaaaatcacgtcgcaacattagaCATTAAATGCGCTTTTCATTTACTCCTAGGcaaatttagtgacgtgattgccatgtcactaagtagtgacatgtaaatcacgtcgcaactaaagATGCTTTTCTGACCCAAACGCTGCTACGCCTGCTCTGACTGAATATGCATTAATCTCTGACCCAAattttgcgacgtgattttcacttcactaaatagtgaagtgaaaatcacgtcactaaaagttgccaccttgcctCCTGCGACGTGAATTTTCACTTCGCAAATATTGGTTTGTGATGTGTTTTTTTGGTTTGTGGCGTGATATTCACGTCACTACTGAGGCTTTTTTTGTAGTGCGTTAAGAGTGAGAACAACAACTTGACAAACAGTCAAGTAACAACCAGTCTACCACACTGTATCAAAAATTACGTGGGTGACTCaaaacacaagagactctcaaaacctaagacttctaaccttcccctaattttacaattgaGAAAGACTTAGTTACATTAGGTCTAGGGTTCTGCTTAAATATTACTCAACAGTCTATGGACTTCGAAAACTTCACCAAAATATTTcttgatccacaagctgagaGCTGTAACAATTATGCAGAAAATCTTTGTAAATCttggaacaaatcttcaagtttaCTAAGTTGTCTCAATGTTCAATTTTAGAAACTTTTTTCTGTTGGAGATTTAATTCACTTGTTCCAGATTGAATCTTCTTGACCTACGAAAAATACCGAGATATATCCAAAAGAAATATCACCGAAttaaattaaatgtgttaatatttAAAACAGCAGTGCCTGTTATACCAGActaagatgtcatgacatctgtctTTGACATTTGATTGAAAACACATAAGCTAAACTGTTATGACAGTTGAtgtagatgttataacatcttgctCAAAATCAGCATAACCATGTTTTACCAAACAACCTCTCTCTTTGGTAACAATATCCCTCTTAGGTGAATTTTGACTAAAACAACCAAAGCCCAAATAAACTAGAGAGAGGAATACAACCACAAACACAAGCTACATGCTAAACATGTAAACTTTGTACTTGAGGAAGAAGATAGATGACACCCCCCCTAAAACACAGCTCCAATTTACCATCCTAAACTTTCTAGGTGAAAGTCCACATAACTCAATGCACAAGACACAAACAGGATGTTAGAACATCCAACATGACATCCTACAACACAACCACAACAAAAGTAGCCGcaaaagcataaacaaactcagacTCAAGACTCAAATGACAGACAGTCATGCTCCCCCTAAATTGTTGCATACATCAAACAACATATCTGACTAAGACCTAGACATACTgacagttttctccccctttttccAGTGTTTAAAAAATCGGCTTGGACCGGCCGATCGGAGCGGTTGAATCGGGAATCAGTCTGGTTCGATTGCTGGATCGAATATGTCATTGAACctgtgtgaaccggtcaaaaccggtggtttaaatgcatttttaattttttttattttaaaaacttaaaacaacatcattttgattatttttataaaaattaaaagaacaaattaaagaaaaaatagaaaatagaaaataaaaataaagatgtttCGGATACAGTTGATTTTGTtgcagatgattttgatattgaagaaggagataccAACATTGGAACAATTTTTTCTtccttaaaattaaatttagtagacaataaagttattttattataatttattcaattagattatgttgcgattaaattttgtttgcaactatactttgtaattttgtagaattttgttatgtgtgatacctatgtttaaaatttgaatttaaattatgaacttgtgaatttatttatgatatgatatttttaaaaaacttacgTGCCGGTTATATATTGTATACTGAATCGTCTTGTTCGACATGTTTTATACCTAAatagttttgttataacgaccggtctattcaaccgagttatccggtttagtcatgcggtttgaccagtgacccagtggttcgaccaataaaccagtgatccagtaccctcaccgatttaatgtttgattcggtttttaaaacattgattttTTCTGAGATTACACATATCACAAGATGAAGGCATATAGGTGGCAAACCGACTAAACAATTACTACCATAATTCTTCAGCAGTATAATTTCAAAATTATCCCTCATATTTTCAATGTAACTTGCGCCTCAAGTTATGATGAAAATACTTCATGCAGCTTCTCATACCAATCTTAGGAGTGTCAATATTTACTTGTAGCAAGATGATACAACGATGACTTGAACCAAATACTTGTTTTTGTAAACAGAGTTAAATCGTCCAGTACCTTGATTACATTAACTTATCACACaacaatgtcatgacattcaGTTTGACATTGTACACTTTTAGTAATCAACATAATAGAAAACACATCTTCCTCCAGCAAAGTAGCTAATCTTAAAGAAATACCAGGATTCAATTAATTCTAGTCCAAGTGACAAGAATATCCTCCAATAATACAATCTTCTTTAGATTTGACAAATAGACTCCAAGACTCACAATCATTATATATTTCATCTTTGAAATAACCGATGATCACATACCAAAATAGACTCCAAATAATGAACTCCCTTTTAAAACAAGTATTTGTTATTTGTTATCTTGAGAACTTTCCTATTCAGTGCCTCCCAGTCTTTAgagtaaaatttattaaaaagataCTTTCTAAAAATTTGTTCTAAAAAGTAAGTGAAAAATCtaattgaaatataaaaaaaattattaatctattaaataaaataaataaataggcaaGTAAGCCCGCCGCCTGCCAATCCGTCATCTTGGCAGGACGGGCTAGATTTTAAGCCCAATTTCTTTTGGCGGTGTTGTTTGCCCGACCCATTTTTGGCGGGCTTAAGTTGAGGTGAGGTAGGCGGTCCGTTTTGCCACTCCTAATGACGTATATTTAACCttataaaaattgagtgagtCTCATTTAAAGAACCCAAGTAGATATAATGGATATGTGTGCCTTAAATTATTAACAAGTTTTTCGGATTTACTTCCTCATCAAGTAAACCACTGAAGTGGTATTTGTGATATAAAAAccacattttatattttatttagtgaTCATATAACTCATTACAATCATTCTACAATTCTTCTCATTAATTGTTTGAGCTACCGTATAGCAATTGGTTGTAATCCAACACCATTCAATCACAAACTTTGGCTTGACTTTGTGTGTGAATCAGTTATTGACATGGTGAGAGATGCATCAGCCATATGCAATATGTATGCATTTCCATAAGACATGGCAATATAGATGGCAATGACATAATAACACCTATCTTTCAATTTAGCATCTTTGTAGCTGACTTTGTAACATGCCCTAAGTACATGGCTGCTTGTGAGAACTTAATTCTtttcctctatttcttgatgaacaaTCAAGGTCAATGCAGACAATTTAGGTAGTTGCATGTTACTACtaacattaattaaatcaaatatttaaacaatATACCCATAACTTATGTCAATATATTATTGTGTGTAGAAATTGATTACTTCTCATACAAGTAATAGATAGTACATATCAGTAAACCTTCTATCTGTAAGTTTGATAGCATATCATTCAAATAgcatataatttaaattatttatcaatCATTGTATACCAATGCATGTTGTACATGATAGTACCACGGATCCTACGGAGAATGTGAAAACAAGAAAGTTTACACACAGAAAAGTCTCATAATAGAATATTTAATACAATCACaggaaaattcttaggtggatACGGAcataagaaattgttttacacacaaccaatcacataattttaattaattaaaaaataaattaagaattttctctctccttcataatctcaaccaccccatgaatccaatcaaaaacaaaattaaaataaaaataaattaaaaattactttcttcttattggttgtgcctaagaatATACATTTATGgccgtgtccatgcaagaattgctctcACAGACCAGCCTTGCTTATGTTCAATTGCATGTTATATACTTAAT
This sequence is a window from Vicia villosa cultivar HV-30 ecotype Madison, WI unplaced genomic scaffold, Vvil1.0 ctg.000037F_1_1_3, whole genome shotgun sequence. Protein-coding genes within it:
- the LOC131622682 gene encoding glucose-1-phosphate adenylyltransferase large subunit 1-like; amino-acid sequence: MMMTSELHGISMLLSSKKPFFDRDRILSSSFSGSKLYSRNAAFDFPYGKFVSVVQRKNTTRRFLANATLADVANNFMTLQSPFFAEEEANPKTVASIILGGGAGTRLFPLTQKRAKPAVPFGGCYRLVDIPMSNCINSGISKIYVLTQFNSQSLNRHIARTYNLGGGVNCGGSFIEVLAASQTLGESGNKWFQGTADAVRRFLWLFEDAEHKNIENILILCGDQLYRMDYMELVKKHINSYADISVSCLPVDGSRASDFGLVKVDERGQIRHFMEKPKGELLRSMHVDTSIFGLSTQEARKLPYIASMGIYVFKLDVLRKLLRNCYPNANDFGSEVLPKAIRDFKVQACLFSGYWEDIGTIKSFYDANLALMDKPPKFQLYDQSKPIFTCPRFLPPSKMEKCQVINSLISDGCFLRECMVEHSIVGIRSRLDSGVQLKDTLMMGADYYQTEAEIASLLAAGDVPIGIGKNTKIMNCIIDKNARIGNNVIIANKENVQEGDRSSEGFYIRSGITVVLKNSVINNGTII